The window TTGTCCTTGTTTGTGCTTTACCGCGCATTAACCGCGGTAAAGTTACTCCACACTGATTTCACCGCTGAGCAGCTGACTGTCGACCGGGCGCTGGGAAAACCACTCGTAGGCATCGACTCCCTGGTGTATAAACAGCTCAAAGCCACTGATCACACTCATATTTGCCTCGCGGGCCAGACAAATAAACTCGGTTGCAACCGGCGTATACACTGCGTCAAAAACCCAGCGCTGGCCCTGCACCTGCTCTGCGCTGAACGATGCGCCCGGCGTGGTGTAGTGGCCAACCGGGGTGGCATTGACCAGACCATCACAATTGAGTGCACATGCCGTCACTTCATCAGCGGTAAGCGCGCTGCACGCCACACCGGCCTGCTGCAGATCGCCAACCAGCGCCCGCAGGCTGACTGCGTTTTCATCAAAGATGTACAGGTGTTCCACTTCGAGCATACCCAGACCAAAGGCGATCGCGCGTCCGACACCACCGGCGCCTTTCATCAGCACTTTGCCTGGCTTGAGATCTGAACACTCTTTTTGATAGGCACGCACAAAACCGCTGCAATCGGTGTTGGTGCCACTCAGCTCTTCACCGTCAATGATCAGCGTATTAAGGGCCCCC is drawn from Vibrio sp. CDRSL-10 TSBA and contains these coding sequences:
- a CDS encoding quinate dehydrogenase translates to MKLGLIGQHIQKSKSPQLHELLGKKLDIATSYDLFDCKLDNEQALYELLKDLKQRGYRGVNVTHPYKVWAWNIVANKFKTSAGLGALNTLIIDGEELSGTNTDCSGFVRAYQKECSDLKPGKVLMKGAGGVGRAIAFGLGMLEVEHLYIFDENAVSLRALVGDLQQAGVACSALTADEVTACALNCDGLVNATPVGHYTTPGASFSAEQVQGQRWVFDAVYTPVATEFICLAREANMSVISGFELFIHQGVDAYEWFSQRPVDSQLLSGEISVE